The region GAAACTAAACGAGGATGGAAGGACATCTCTGGTGGATCAGATAAGGGACCGCTTGAAAAAGTCTCTGCCCTCTGACTTGGAAGGCAGACCCTTGGAGTCGAATAGCAAGGCAGCAGATGTGGGCCTCGAAGGAACTCTGGAAGAAGATCAACCCGAACGAGTTCGGGAGACCGAACCCAAGGAGAAGTCTAAGCCAAAGGAGGATAAACCCTGTCCAAAACGAAGATGTGTGAGTCTCGATGCTTCTCCCGCCTCTCCCCCACCCGAGCCAATTGAGGAACTGAGTCTGCCCATCGATATTCCTCTAGAGCAGGACAAGTGCCAACAAACCAACGGTCCACCACTGCTAGTCCATCACCTAATATCCAGTAGGGATGGTCCTGTGCAGCGAAAATTGTCAAAGGATGCGCAGGAGACATTAAGTGAAACGATAGAGAAGTATCTCGAGGACAGAACTTGCATAGATTCCAGCTTCAAGGATTTTAAAGAGAATTTCCGAAAGGGGAACCACAATGTAGATGAATCAGTGGAGGCCATGATCACGGTCATTTGTAAGGTCGGTTTGGAAGCCATTCCCGTCTCCCGCCTGATGGTTGCCCTACAACACTTCGAGTTCACGGAGAGGTTCCTGTTGGGGATCGAGCTACGCTTGTTTAGGAACAAGGATCGCCCCCAGCTCGACATGGCCATGGAATATATAAAGCTGTACCTAATAATAGTCTCATTGATGCAAGAACCGAAGAATCCGACgcggctgctgctggccaAAATTCTCTATCACTGCGATAAGGATATGCCAGGCTTGGTCTTTGAAATCTTGTCCCAATGCCCAACTGTTATCCCGCACCGAGAAGAGCGGGAGTACGACCACTCGGATCCCTTGATCACGGTTATCAAGCACCTTTTGATGAACAGAAAGTACGACATGAACGATCCCGATAGTCCAGAGCGAATGCTCTTGTCCAAGCTGCGCTTCGAGTACCACTTTCAAAAGTTCGAGCCTACCGGAAATCAGGTGCTGGAAAACCTGGTCGAGAAGATAAAAGCGGGCCGTCTGGAGCAGCTGGGCTATGCCTTCGCGCTCTTCTGTCGCCGAAGTCCGCATGTGAAGGTGATGGATACTGTTTTCGGGGAGCATCTGTTGCCGCTGGCCGCCAGCTACTGTGATCTCGCCACGCAGACCGAGGACTTCGACGACCGGCTGCAGACCCTGGTCCAGTGCATATCGATGGCCCTCAAAGCGCTGCCGGTAGAAACCAACATTTCCGCCTGCGTGGGGCTCTTCAAGCACCTCATAGTGGCTGTGCCGCGACCGGCCGTTCAGGAATCCGTCGTCCAGGGTATTTTGCGGCTCCAGAGATTCGGATTCGGGCATGTCATGGACGTCCTGCAGAGCTACAGGCCCGAGTATGCTTTGCAGCCGCTGACCCGCGCCATGCTTCGTAGTTTCGCGCAGAGGAGGAGGAAATACCATTATTCGTTCAGGAAATTCCAACGAGATTAGGCTTATCCTTatgtaaattatataaattgcatctatttatatatatgattGTGTAATTAAACTCTCTGAATTAAACTAAATGCCAAATGCGATACGGATCTTTACAACTTTGAACTTATAACTAAAATACACAAATCGATTGCACTTAGGATAGGATAGGTTGGGATTGAATGGACGATAGTTGGGACTTGCCGGAAACATAGGAGAGCGTAGTAAACATTTACAAAAGTGCGCCTAGCGTGAATTTAGACAAGGACAAGTAGCTACAATTAATTAGTGGACTGTACAATAACATTTATCTATCTTGGGGGTCTGCAACAACACAACAACATCTCGAAATGCCCATCTGCCGGATGTGAGGTATAAGGTACTTGATGAAATCCCGGGCCCAGCGTTTCGATATTCAAAGGTGGCCACGAAGCGTGTTCGGACAGGAGTCCCAGACCCAGTTGTCGTCGTAGAGAGCGTTCAGTTCGTGCTAGATTAGTTTGTTTAACTGGAAAGAAAAGTAGAGTTAGGTATCCTTTCAAGATCGTAGGATATATATGTCTCATACTAATGATCTGCGCTGGTGCTCCTTTTCCAGGGCAACTTGGGCCTGCTGGGGCGAGAACTTCAGGACTGCTGATATCACCTTGACCAGCGTTTCGTTGTTGGTGTTGCCGGTCAGATACTGCCAGGAAAAGGATGGATATTTATGAGATTCAGTGGGAAAGAGGTCTGGGGCTGGACCAACTCACCTGGAACATGATGTTCCGCAAGTATTCGAACTCTGTGTTGGCGGGAACACTTTCACTGTGCTGCATGGATACCTGAAAAGCATATGGAAGCATTAGATATTTAAGCCCTGGAGGATTAGCCCTGAAAACGTACCAGTGTTTCATCCAGTTGCCGCGATAGCTTCGCATTTTGCAGCTTCAGTCGTTCGTTGGACTGCTCCAGTATCAGGTAGTTCTCGCACTTTTGCTCGAGGAAGAGGTTCCGATTGGTCACGTCCTGCACCTCGTTGGCTATCTCCTTGAGCTTGGCCTCCAGCTCAGCTTTCTCACCCGCAGCGGCAGCCTCCTGCACGTTTTTGGGCGCCATGCTGGCCAGAAGCTGCTGGGCCTGAATACCGGCCCTCAAAGCTTCCAGCTCGTTGATGCGTTCGGCCATCTGCTGGTTATTGGCCTGCAGCTCCTCAATCTCCTGCTGCATGCTCGACTCGGCCCCATTGCTCTTGTGTTTGAGATCCTCCAGCTCACGCTGCAGTCGCTCGTTGAGGCTGCGCAGTCCGTCGGAGTCAGAAGACGTCGTGGCTTGTTCCTTCAGAGTGGATATCTCCTTGTTGAGACTTTCGATTTTGTCCTGCAGACTAGAGTGTTCCTCCTGGGACTTTGTCAGTTCACTTTGCTTTTCCTGGAGTTGCTGTTGAGCTTGCAGGAGATCCTTTTGTACGGCGTCGCTCTGCTCGGTCACGAAGCTGGCGTGTTCCTTTTGACGTGTCAGCTCGACGGCCTGCTCCTCGATGGCTTTCTTGAGTTCAGCGGCCTCTGCCTTGGCTGCCTCACTTTGGATCTCCTTCTCGGACATCTGGACGGCGTGCTGCTCGGCCTTCTCCTGTAGAACATACAGTTCACACTGGAGCGACTTGAGTTTCTCCCTCACTTCTTCGCCCTCCGCCAGCTCCTTTTCCAGCTGTTTGGTGTGCTTGTTAAGGTACTCATTCTCCACCTGGACCTCCTCGTACTTGGCCAGCTTCTGTGAGTTCTCCGCCCTCTCCTGCAGTTGCCGTTCGCTCTCGGCCAGGATTTCCTGCAGCTCTACCACCCGCCGGTTCTTCTGGGCTACTGACTCCTTGAGTTCTTCGACATCCTCTCGATGTCTGCTCTTCAACTGATCCATCTCCAATTGCAAAGCATCGTTGGCTTCGTGCAGACGCTCCACGTCGGAGTTGGCGGCACTCCAGCGGGCCTCCAACGTGGCTATCTGGATGGCGTGGGAAGCAGTGGCAGCCTGTATCTTCTCCTGGACTCCCTGATCCCCCTGCTGGTAGGCTTCCAGTTGCTCGCGAAGATTCTTGATCGTGGCTTTGAGCTCCGTTTCATTTTCCAGGTTCTGACTCTCAAGCTCAGCGCAGCGGTCCGCTTGGTCCTGCAGCTGCTGTTCCTGTTCCCGTTGGCGCACCATCAGCTTCAACACttgatgctgctgctcctccaggTTGCGCTCAAGAACGGCCTTCATCTGCTGCAACTCCTCGCAGCCCACTTGAATGCTCTTCAGGGTGTCCTTGGTCAGCAGTTTCTCCTTCTCGTAAGCATCGCATTTATCCTGCAGGGTGCGGTGATCGTGATCCATCAATTCTTGGGCGTTCTGAAGCTTCGAATGCTCATCCAGGACCTGTTGCAGCTTCAGCTGAATCTTGCTAATCTCTTCCTGCTTCGACTGCAGTTGTGACTCCAAATGGTTCGCCTGTTCCTCCAGCAGGCAGTTGCGCTCCGCCAGCTTAGTGTTCTCGCTCTGGATCACCTCTAGCTTGGCGGCTTGTCCATTGCTGGCCagttgctcctgctgctgggACGCTATCCGGGATTCCAGCTCGCGCTCCAGTTCGCTGTGTGAATCCTTCACTTGTTTAAGGTGCGCCTGAATGGTGGCGATCTCCTCCAAAATTCCAGCCACCCTagtctgcagctcctccttCTCGCCCTCCGCTTTCTGAAGCTGGTTTTGGCGGGTGGTGAGCTCGTTTTGAAGCTGTTCCAAGCGGGCAGTTTGTTCGCTGGATTTCGTCTGGTGTTGATCATGTTGCTTCTTCAGTTTGTTCAGCTTGTTCCCACTGGCTTTCAGCTCCTTTTCCTTGGCCAGAAGACCGGCCTGACTGCTGGATAACTCCTGACTGATGGTTTCCAGTTGAGTTTTAAGCGCGGCCACTGTTTCGCTCTCCGAGTTGGCATGCTGGTCGTTCAGGATTTGGATATCGCGCTGCAGTTGCTCCACCTTAAGTCTGTGTTGCTCCTCCAGGGCCGCCTTTTCCGAAGTCAAGGC is a window of Drosophila bipectinata strain 14024-0381.07 chromosome 2R, DbipHiC1v2, whole genome shotgun sequence DNA encoding:
- the Golgin245 gene encoding golgin subfamily A member 4, with amino-acid sequence MFANLKNKLIEEVKASPSKFQQFANAAQAAVSSSSTTPNSDSNTSNSENFFSITEEDTPQNSPYRIQKLPATSASSLRGRSSTQSLNGLGGGATPRTRKLSNSSMASDVSFRLPSYDAPAVYHLQSDLDETSSEFDDSASTARLDVVTKDQLYDAYKKSLDRYHKYRCRYTDLAKKYKELERDSSKARSVLVETQDKALRRISELREQCTLEQQAKAHLEEALRIEMDDMSCKMQAYQTKLKLLGENPDNITAALERSGQEQDSEKLIDIEEKAASSANGASGEEIALLQQKLQENEVKLKEVTEKYEALRKQEEENVLLLAQTKQAIHTELEHKDIEVRNLQEKLKQLESQRESHTSDAKEQLKKLQSAKQEVDAKLIATEHLLSTLKGNYTAKEQQVAALEKQLEVLKAESEQKLKDIQKQNQDRDNEASDSNEQLVKAQSAKLDAESKLTTKDQELETLKNDYKAKEDQLVELENQLVALKKENETNLDKLRLYKEEQEAQSNEARDQQTKLQTSKDEVEAKLVAAEGQLSSLRSEIEAKEDQLAKLQKNLETLKTENEKKLEKLRQENQDRNLQSDEIQEEQRKLRAAKEEAEGKLLEVEMSLSALQGLLSAKEEQADALEQQLKALKTDSEQSLQDLRLHNEQLTEMVQRHQQNDWEGQLAKVKEELTAKTLELEKNLEMERESLAALTSEKAALEEQHRLKVEQLQRDIQILNDQHANSESETVAALKTQLETISQELSSSQAGLLAKEKELKASGNKLNKLKKQHDQHQTKSSEQTARLEQLQNELTTRQNQLQKAEGEKEELQTRVAGILEEIATIQAHLKQVKDSHSELERELESRIASQQQEQLASNGQAAKLEVIQSENTKLAERNCLLEEQANHLESQLQSKQEEISKIQLKLQQVLDEHSKLQNAQELMDHDHRTLQDKCDAYEKEKLLTKDTLKSIQVGCEELQQMKAVLERNLEEQQHQVLKLMVRQREQEQQLQDQADRCAELESQNLENETELKATIKNLREQLEAYQQGDQGVQEKIQAATASHAIQIATLEARWSAANSDVERLHEANDALQLEMDQLKSRHREDVEELKESVAQKNRRVVELQEILAESERQLQERAENSQKLAKYEEVQVENEYLNKHTKQLEKELAEGEEVREKLKSLQCELYVLQEKAEQHAVQMSEKEIQSEAAKAEAAELKKAIEEQAVELTRQKEHASFVTEQSDAVQKDLLQAQQQLQEKQSELTKSQEEHSSLQDKIESLNKEISTLKEQATTSSDSDGLRSLNERLQRELEDLKHKSNGAESSMQQEIEELQANNQQMAERINELEALRAGIQAQQLLASMAPKNVQEAAAAGEKAELEAKLKEIANEVQDVTNRNLFLEQKCENYLILEQSNERLKLQNAKLSRQLDETLVSMQHSESVPANTEFEYLRNIMFQYLTGNTNNETLVKVISAVLKFSPQQAQVALEKEHQRRSLLNKLI